The window TGTCTGTTGGTTTTGTTGGTGCTTGATCATGGTGTCTTATTTCCTGTGTGCTTTGTTATCTTTCCTGTGTTGTTCCCCTGGGTCTGAGACCAGaagatttatgttttcttctgcagGCACTAAGGGGTACAAAACCACTTTACCCTAAATTCAGAGCTTGAGGTTTCTTGAGGCATCTCAGTGATGCAGCTTTGAGCTACAAATATGTGAGAGGGCTGATCCAAGGCCTCAGTCTCTCAGAGatgggtttctgttttcttctgtgctCCACTTACGGTCAAGGCCATCATTccctgtgagtgggggaaggtgggagggttGACTTCTGGTTAGCTCTTACACGGAGGGTGCAGCTTGATTTGGGGGAGTTCCCCATTACAACTCTCAccctggtcaggctctgggccTCGATCTCTGCACCCCCTCAATTCTGCAAAGTCATCAAATAGCAGCTCACTTTTGCCTTCAGGGTGGAAGGACTTCCTGTGCATCCCTTCCCTCCGGGTGCTCACTTtctcttaattttggattagtAAGCTCCTTACTCTTTTGGcagtatttttataactttaagaagattttctaaatgtttactgCAGGATTTCTAGTTTTCTGAGTGGGAGATTTTATCCAACTCACCTAGTCTGCCATGTTCTCCGAAATGAAAGTCTCTGTTCCAGATGGGGCCTCACCCCAAACAGGTGTTCATACCCTGCCAACACTCTCCCCACAGGGCAGGCCGGCTATGCTGTGTATAAGTCCATCCCTTAtggttccctggaggaggtgatccCCTACCTGATCCGGCGGGCCCAGGAGAACCGGAGTGTGCTGCATGGTGCCCGCAGGGAACAGAAGCTGCTCAGCCAAGAACTTCGGAGGAGGCTGCTGGGGCGGGGCCTGAGGGTTCCCCATTAGCACCCCCAGGAGTCCTGTGGTTAATAAAGATCCTGAGAGCTATTGCCCAAGCCGCTGTCCTGCACTGAAACCGCCTCCTTGGGGAAGGACTAATCTCAACCTCAGTCAGCCCATGCTAGGGAGACCTTTAGCTGACCCTGGAGCACAGCAAGGGCATTGATCAAAGACTTACGATGCCTCTCCCTAACCCCAAGGCAGCCTATCCTGCAATGGGCTTGGGATCAGTCAAGTAACTGATGTGGGTGCTTTCTTAACTCCAGTGGATGTCCAGATAAAGAGTAGACTTTGAGGTACTGCATCAAGaggccgggaggggcagagagggaagaggcaAACCACTCATTCACTTGGTAAGCATTTACTGAGGCTCCTTCTGAGCTACACTCTGCGGTGAACAAGGCTGAGGACACAACAGTGCCGAAGACAACTCTGCAGGCCCTGCCTCACAGAGCTTAGTCAGTAGTGGTAGACAGATCCGTCTTCACACAAGGACAGCCTGGTGGATCaagagggcttcccagaggatTCATAAGACTAACCAAGTGAATGCTGGGCAGAGCATTCAAAAGCAAGGGCATATGCATAGACAGAAAAGTGTGGAGCCGACgggggagtggggagacaggGATGGAAGGGTAGGCAGGCCAGGTGATGCCATCTTGGATGCCAGACTTCAGGGCTTGGACTCCGTCCCAGGGGCGTCAGGATGCCCTGGGGAGTCGGGACAGTTTCaggtaagggagggacagagttAGGCCTGGCTTAATAAGATTTCCCTGGTGCCATGGAGAGGGTGTACCACAGTGGGGCGACAGGCTGGGAGCCGGAAGGAAGCTGGGGTAAGAAATCCCTGCAGGCAGCTGGAGCATGGCAGGGCTGTAACAAACTGAGGAGGGGGCTGGCTGATGGAAAGGACACTAGGAGGCTGAGTGGATAGGCCCTCGGCAGACAGACTGGATGGGAGGGAGACATTGCAGGGAGAGGCCCAAGGCTCTGGCTTGAAGAGGGGGGACCCTGAGATGGGGATTGGGGAAGAAATGCAGTTTGGGGGAGATATTACGGCAAGCGTGGGACCCAGTGGATGTGAGGGTCCCAGGGGATTCCCAGGGGGAGGTGTCCAGGACACTGCGGGCCCCAGGTTTGGGGCAAAGAGATGAGGCTGGGgcaaggaaagggaggaaacagCCCACGGGGATGGTGAGAAGCGTGGGAAGAAGACAGCCAAGGACAGGGATGAGGAAAGGCCCACCACCTCCAGCAAGTCCTGGGGCAGGCGTAATCAGGGGGTAACGTAGGACACAGCCCACAGCTCTGGGGTGGACATCGCTTTTTCTTTTCTCGCTTTTTCTTTTCTCGCGTCACTTCAGGGCGGGAGGGGCGCCTCTCGGGGTGGGGGCTACTGCGCAAGCGCAAACGTGGCGGGAGGGGGCACTGATGCGCGTGCGCCGCTGCTTCCCGCTCGGCCCGCCAAAGCTAGAGTGCCTGGGTCACGTGGCAGTCACGTAGTGCTTGCTGTGAGAGCCCAACGGTAGGTGCCAAGACCCCTGGGCTGGGCCCTAGGCCCCCAAACCTTCCTAGAGCTTACTGGGCCCTCAGCTCTTGGCCAGACCCGCCCCCAGGccgccctctccctccttcccatcctcgGTGGCCCGTCAGACCCTGGCTCCCAGCCCACAGGCACAGGCCTCAGATCCCCTTCTTCCTCAGTCCCTTCCCCCAGCGCGGAGATCCCAACCCAGCACCCAGAGGTTTCCCTGAACCTCAGTCCACATCCCCGGACCTCAGACCTTCTCCCAGCCCGCAGACCCTGCCCTCAGACTGTCTTCCTCCCTTCGATCCCCTTGCATAGCCTGGAGACCCTGCCCCTTCTCAGGTCCCAACCCTCAGGCCCCTCTTCCTCCAGACCCTTTTCCTAACCCCCTAGACTCCTTTCCTACGCTCAGATCCTATCCCTGGAGGTCCTTACACCTCCCTGAGATGGAGTGCCCAGCCCTCAGACTCCCTTAGACCCCCGACCTGCTGGTTGTAGCTCCCAGAGCCCACCCCTTTGCTCCTTCAAACGCCTAACAACAAATCAGACCCCTCCTGACTCCCCTGCCTTTCTCACACTGCCCTCCAGGACTCCCAGCCGGCTCTGTTTTTATTGCCCCCAGAGGTCCTGTCTTCACTTTCTCCGGCCCTCATGAGACCCCCTAGGTGATCCCCACCCGGGAGCTGACTGAGTCCGGAGCCCACAGATGCCCTCCCCGCGCTCTCGATTCCCCGTGGAGCTGGGCTCTGTTAGGGATCCAGAGGCCCAGGTGGGACAACTGCATCGCCTGGCTGTAGCtgggggcccaggctggggcctCACGCGGCTCCTGCGCAGAGGTGAGGGTCTGGCTGCTGTAGTTGCCTGTGGGGCAAGATCAGGAGGCAGTACAGAAGGTGTGACTTTAGCTAGCCAGTCAACGGCTGTGTAGCGGGCACCTGTTGTCCATGGTGGGGATTTAGGGGTGAACCTAACTTTCTGGGTCGTTTCAACTGGAATCTATTAAGAGAATTTAAGAGAATGGTGAAGAGGAAGTAGATACACCGAAAAGGATGGCTTTTTGGATGGGGTGATACTTGTCCCACGTTATAAAAGTTGGTCATGCAAAAACCTGGGGAAGGGCACTTCAGAAGGGTGGAATAGCCATTGCAAAGGCTTTGAGGTCCAAACAGACTGGGTATGTGTAGGTAACCTTGGAGCAAGGGGGCTCAGAGAGAGGGCTGAAGCTAAGAGGCAGCAGGTGCAGACAGCAAAGGGTCTCAAAAGTAGTGTGTGAATTTTGTTAGATTTTGTTCTGTGTGTGATGGGAAAACATTGGAGTTGTAAGCAGGAAATGAAGGCCTAATttacaatttccattttttcattgatttttgtaaGTTGATTGTGTATCTGGCTACTACTTTCTGAGCTTAAGTAATCGTCGTAATTTTtggttcttttacattttttgttacCTGAGGATGGTGACAGTTTGGTCCAGCCCTTTAAACtcgaattctttttttttctcatgtgagGTGTTGGCCAGAACCCCTGAACTTTGTTGTGGGTGGATAGCTCTTTCCTTCTTGATATTAAAGGGAATTAATCTGTATTTCTGCATTAAGTATCGTGCTTACTCTTGGGttttggtttataatttttatgaagtgAGGAAGTTCCCATCTATTCTTCGTTTTTGAgatactccccccacccccagtcataAGTAGGCATTGAATTTTATCaggtgctttttctgtatctactgagtcaaatgtgatttttgttctttaatccATGAATGTCTTTTCCTACGTTGATTTTGttatgttgaatcatccttgacTTTTGGGAATAAATCTATTGGGTAATCCCTTTTACTTTATTTAGGGGGGTTGCATATATGATCATAAATGGAATTgaaatatactttcatttttgGTTCTGGAAGTTCATCTGGTTTGGGAATTAAGGTCTTACTAGCTTCATAAAGGGAGCCttgccctctttttctctttttttgtttttggatcaTCGTGTATAAGATTACCTATACATGGAATGAAATGATTACCACTGTAATGATTATATCATGCAATGAGGTGTGTTTTAAGAAGATCCTTCTGCAGGGCAAGACAAATGCAGAAACCCAGTTAGGATGCCACTGTGGATGCAGTGAATGTGGTATTCGGATGTTCCTAAAGGACCACATTTGGAGGGATTTTGTGACAGAGACCAGGCTGGTTTGGACCAAGTGCATGATTGATTTTAGTCATATCTGCCAAGGACGTAGGAGTGCAGGGACAAAGACACCACACATTTTCCCTCAGTAGGGATAGGGGCTAGGGCCTAGAGGAAGAAGGGTGAGTCCAGGGTAGCTGGGAGCAGTGGGCGAATGGGCTTCATGTGCGGTTAGTTACCTGTCCGCATGCAGCAGCCACAGCAAGGATgatgagtggggagaggaggggttaGCAGGGGGATCTGAGCAGGATGATGGGGGGGAAGGGCTTGGCATAGGCGTGGAGGCGCAGAGGAGGCTGCTACTTGGATTCAGCTCTTAGAagcaatattcaaaaataaacttgagagaTTTCCTGATAAAATCCAAAGAGTTTGCTTTTCTTGAAGAACTGGATGCTGGCCACATGGGATGTGTATACATACACTGAATTAAAGCTGGGTAGAGGCTGCCTGCCGTGGACAGTGCTTACTCCTGTGAGCCGGAGTCCCTGAGAAGTCCACCTCCCCCTGGTCCCTGGGTACTTTTGTGTGACTTTACCACTTCTGGGACGGCAGATGGGTGTCGGCGTGGCAGGTAGACATCACCCCTTGTTGCGGCTCTGTGCACTTACTAGTGGTGCATACTGTGTCGAGGCGAACTCTGAGGCAGAGTCCCCagtggctggagggtggggggttcCAGGACGTACAGATAGAACCTGGAGTCAAGGGCCACCCAGTCAAGGAGGGACTGTGGGGACTGGAAATTGGCAAAGGTGTTGCCTAGCAGCCCTCAGGACCTCTGCCTCGGGAGTAGAGGGCAGGCACAGTCCTGAGCCTCGCTGCCCCTCAGTTGTCCAGGTCGATGGTGAGAACTCCGCTGGGCAGACGGGGCTCTTCCTTTCGGCGCTGCTGGGCCACAGCTCTGCCGTGCAGCTCCTGCTGACCTTCGGCGCCAACCCTAACCAGTGAGTGGACGGATGGCGGTGCCCCCACGCTCCCAGGTCTCTGAGTCACAGTCCCAGAGGTCCTGGGAGCCAGGGCTTTCTTCCGAAGACACCTCTCTCCCTCAGGACACCCTCCTATCCCCAGTGACCTCCCCCTTGTTCTCTGAATTAACCCCTTCTTGTCCTCCAGTGACTATTCCCCTTCTCCTGCTATCTCCCATGCTCACGGTGATACTCTCACCTCTCAAAGACCCCACCGTGTCCCCCAAGTGACCTCTCCTGTTCTGATATCCACCTGCCACGTTCCTTTCATCCCTCGGTGATCCCATCCTGCCACCTCTTGTCCCTGTTACACCCTTTTCCTAATCCATTTCTGTCCTCATTGTTCTGCTGCAGCCGCTGCCTCGATGGCAGCACGCCTGTGCACGCAGGTGCCTTCTCGGGCCGCCGCCCGGTGGTGCTGCACCTGTTGCGGGCAGGGGGTGACCTGCGTCTACGTGACCAGCAGGGTCGCACGCCTCGGGACTGGGCAGAGCAGGGTGGTGCCAGGCAGAGCCGGGAGGTGAGCTGCGGCCCAGGTAGGGTGGGGGCGTGTCGAGCCAGCACCCCGATCTGCTTCAGCGCACCCCGCCCCCATCCAGGTGCTGGAGCTGCTAGAGCTATGCCGAGCCCGCGTAGCAGCACTGGTGCATGGCGGTGCGTTGGCAGCCAGTGCGTCCCTGGGCCAGCTGCAGGCCCGCTCTGTACACCACCTGTGTGGCTCCCTGTGGTTGCCGCGGCTGCTGCGTGCGGACGGGTAACTATCCACGTGTGAAACCCACTCGCCCGCCGCTCCCAGCTACCCTGGACTCACCCCTGTACTTCCCTTTGCCCCAGGGCACCGAGGCAGGAGCAGACCAGAAGACCCCCCCAAATCCCAGCCTTGGGGTTTGGCCAGGTAAGCGGGAGAGGTTGGGGGAGCAGGGGCCACCCCTGTCCATTTCTTGCCTCATAGTCTCACTCCCCATCCCCAGCTGAGCAGCCTGTGGCCACTGGGGCTGCTGACGGGCATACCCCTCGCGGACCCCAAGGAGCTGCTGCCAGCCCAGGGCGAGCCCGACCGCACCTACGAGAGCAGCTCCCGCACCCTCATGGCCAAGTGAGagctagcccccccccccccacgcccctgcCTAACTGTCCGGCAGAGCTCTGGGAGGTGTCCAGCTCTCCTAACCTCACAAGGAAAGCCCCCTTGTCTCAGACCTGCACTCTAACCACCTCCTCATTCTCTAGCCTCCTGTGGAGGGGCCACCCTGTGACAGCTCGGCAGCTGAAGGTACCGGGAACTCAGCCTGATGTGCTGTTGGCCGACCTTCAACACTGCaggtacccccacccccacccccagccttgccCTCAGGCTAGCCCCGTCCCACAGACCAGTCTCCTGCCTGCCTGTCCTACTCAAGTGTTTCACAGACAGAAGGCCAGGAACGTGACAGCCGCCACCGTTATAGTCTTCACCTCCAGGCCAGCGCTTGGCACGGACCCCTCTTACCGGAgtgaccacccctccccctgaCCGTAAAGTGGCTCCCCGTTCCGCGTGCAGTGTGTTACAGGCCGGTTGTAGGGAGGGTACCACAGGTGGGGTGTGAAGTGGGTGCCGGCCCTGTGAGCCAGGTCTCAGTGTCTCCTCTGTCTGGTGGCTGGTGCAGATCGTCAACCCCTCGCACGCGGTGAGCTGTGCCCAGGGGCAGCCCCCACCGTGCAGGTTGGGGCCTCCTTGTGAGTGGCCTGATCTCCTCCCACCCAGCACCCTGCACCACCCCAACATGTTGCTGCTGATGGCACTGAGCCCCTCGGCGGACCTGTCAGGACTGTGCCTCCTCTTCGAACCCGTGTGGCTGGGCTCCCTGCACGTGGTGCTGCACCCACGGGGACCGAGTCAGGAAGGGCCCCGCACTGTGCCAGGCCTGCCGCCCGGCCACCTGCTGCTGCAGGTGCTGGAGGCCCTGCTGTTCCTGCAGGCCCGCTGGCGTGCTCATGGCGGCCTTAGCTCTCATGCCGTGCAGCTGGTACGGCCAGGCCTGGCCAAGGTGGGCAGCCTGGAGCACGGGCGCCCACTGCACCGATGCTGGCCGCCGCCCAGGTGAGTGCCTGCCTCACCTGCCCGCCCCTGTGTCCCTGTCCGGTGGCCACTGGCTCACCAGGCCCCTTGGCCTCCGCAGGCCACAGCAGGGCTACCCCCGgggaggcccaggcccagggctaCCCCCGCCTCCTGAACTGTACCCATGGCTGCCACTTGAGCTCATCTGCGGTGACGTGCCTGCCGCCACCTCAGATCTCTACAGCTTCTGCATCCTGGCCCAGGAGGTCTTCACCGGTCAGTGAGTGATCCTACACCCCGCCCCACGGAGGTACCTGTACTGTTTCAGTCCCCCAGTCATGCTTCCTCACAGGAGAGCTGCCCTGGGCTGGGAGAAAGGGGCCTGAGGTGAAGGCTAAATTGGAGGCAGGTGAGAGCCCGGCCCTGGATCCCCTGGTACCAGCCCCCTACCAGGCCCTGGTTCAGGCTGGGCTGGGCCTAGGGCCCGCTGACCGCTGGGGCAGCCTGCAGAGTACTCGATACCTGCTGCGAGAGGCCATGGCCCAGGTACAGGGCAGGTTGGCAGGGTGGGTGGTAGCCTTGGAGCCTTAGGCAGGACCCACGTCCCATACTCAGCCTCCTTCCCCAGGACTCCACTCCTGAGGTGAGCTCCCGGAAGCATTGGCCCACACGGTACCTTTCATCCCAGGGTTCCCCACCAGGTGAGAGGGCAGGGAGTGGGTGGGAGCAGGTGGTGAGCTCAGCTCTGCTCTCCCCATTCCAACCAGCTGGTCTGTCCCCCCAGAGACACTGTACTGTGAGGTGGCTCCCAGAGCCAAGACTATACCCAGGCCTGTGCCCCCTGTGATGCCCCTAGGCCCCTCCCCATGCCAGGTAGGAGCCAGAGCAGGGACATGGAAGACCAAGGgagctgtggggcacctgggcaggcCCTGCCAGCTCTCTGCCATGGCTCTTTGCAGGCCCCGGAGACTCCTGAGACCCCAGGCCACAGCAGAGTCCAGAGGGGCACAGCCTGGGACTCAGGCAGCAGCTTGACTCTAGGCAgcctgagccccagccccagcttctACCCAGGCTTCAGCCCCGCAGCCAGGGTCAGCCTGCACCGCTGCCTGGAGCCCAGCTCAACAGTATGGATACCCGCAGGGCCCTGTGCAACCATTCATTTGTTAATCTTTCACCCCTCACCCCAGGTGTCACCAACCCCAATATCCCTGGCTGCCTCCCCTTTGACCAGGGACTCACAGGACACCCCAACTTTCCTGTCACTCACCTGTGCCCCCCTGACCAACTCTATTTCACCCAGGGCCCTGTCCTGTGCTCTAGCCATCAGGACTCAGCCTCCCTTCTGGGGACCCAGGGCTCTTTGGAGGAGTTTGAGAGGAAGTGCTCAGTCACGATTCAAGCCCTGCAGGGACTGTTGGCGTCACACACACAGGGCTGCCCTGCGGGGCCCCTCTACCGTGTGAGCCTAGCCCCTGCCTGCTGTCCCACAAGGAGGCCTCCCACACCCTGGAGGCTGCTGGCAGGGAAGGCCATGAGGGCAGGTGAAGCAGAGGACCCTGAGCCTATCCCCTGCCCCGTGCCACCTTCCCGGGCACCCTCCATGGCCACTGGGTGGCAGCTCTAGCCTTTTTCCCCTGCAGGTGCCCAGTCCCGAGCTGATCAAAGGAGATCTCTTCTCCAGCCTGCAGAAGTGAGAAATGGGCCCTGCTGGGGGACCCCGGACCCCTTCCTCATCCCCGGGGTAACCTTGGCTCCACCCCTATCCCACTACTCCCCAGGATGGACCTGCTGGAGGAGGTCATAGCAGAGCTGCAAGGTGGATGCCAACTCGGAGACAAGCCCAGCCTCGACCCCACTCCTGACACACGTTCTTAGGGTGCCCATGACTGCCTCCCTGAAGATATCACTGCTCAGAGCCTCCCAGGAGTGACTCCCCGTTCAGCACTTGCTGAAATGATAAAGTGATAAAGCAGCctatctgtctctgcctctttgttCACTGCATCTGGCTCCAGCATGACACTAGCAGCCAtgttttcaccatttttattaattttatcagatGGTTTAGTGGGGGTGTTTGGGGGGAGATGGGCAGGAGCTGTTCCCCAACCCCCTGTGCACAGGGCAGGACAAGCTGGGGGCTCCtgaagggagagggaagacagGCTGTTAGCCTAGCCCTCAGATTTGTGCGAGAGCCCCCAGGATGGGAGGacggtggggggatgggtgtgCCCTTCGGCCCAGGGTAGGAAAGCTATAACAGGTTAGGGACCCACATCAGAAACAAGTTACAAAGTTAGAAACCAAGGGTAGGGGTCAGGAgctcaagaaaatacaaaacaagggATTGGATTGGGCCAAGATCagtgagggggaagggaaaggaagaaggtttCCCCCAGCTGTGGCTCAGCAGTAGCTTCGGGTCTGACCCTCAGAATGGAGGGACCAGCTGGGAgtggggtaggggggtgggggaccagccccctcccttccttgcccCCCATTCCTGTACAAGGATCCCCGGTGGTGTTCACCCCCCCTCCCGTAGGCTGGTGGGGCTGCCCTATACAGCAGAAGAGGCTCTGGagggccccagggcccaggcaCCCTGTGAGGGGTGTGGGGGCCCCAGGGGGCCCGCTGTttctgggggaggcggggggctggggggccaggATCTGAACGGCTacgggggtgggcaggaggggaggaggagctggaagaggcgGGTGAGGGACCCCTGGGCCCCAGAGCTAGGTTGACATAGAGGGGCTCAGGCCGGGTAGGGCGCCGGGCAGGATGCTGGGAGGCTGAGTAGCCAAGGTGGTCATGGGGAAAgcaggaggggggtggtgggtagCTGAGCAGGAAGTCGGGGGACCTGTGGAGTGGTGGTGACTGGCCAAGCAGGCCGTATGAGGCATTGAGCCTATCTGGGGGCATAGAACGAAAGGGACTCCAGGACCGAGTGGGGCCAGAGTAGGGGGATCCCTCACCTGTCTCGATTTCATAGTACAGGTTCTCTCCCCTATCAAGTGGTGCAGGGGGACCTAGGGGGCTCCTCCAGACCGGGGCTGGGGAGCTGGGCTGGTAGGATGGGGAACCCAGGGAGTACAAGCCTGGTTTAGGGACCCCAAGGAAGGGTGGCAGGCACTCCCGGGGGGCCGAAGAGAAGAAGCCAGGAGTAGGAACCTGTGTGGGGACAGAATACAGGAACTGAGCTGCTGTCTCTGGCTCATCTCCACAACCCCTGCATCCCCCACTTGTCCTGAGCTGGGCACTGACCTGGGAAGGGCCTCGGAGTCCCCTCCTTGAGGTCCCTGGGGGACGCTGGCTCCTCACCAGGCTCCCGTCACTTTGTTGCCTCGGTAGGGAAGGTGGGGGTCCAGGAACCCAGGCACCCGGGTGGGCTAGGGAGTTGGGGGCTGGCCCAACCCCTGAGGTCCCTGGGGGCTCACCGCCCACCTCCAGTGACAGTGAGCGGTGGAaaggggagtggggagcagaAGGGGTGCTCCCATGCTCCTGTTGGCTCTGTCTCTGGGCCACCTGCTGAGCCCGCtcagccagggccagggccatGAGGCGTGCTGGgttcttggggggtgggggcggggctcccCCAGGGCGCAggagggacaggggtgggggcagcagcgGGGAATCCGTACCAGGACCTACACAGAGAGGAATGGGAAGAGGAGTCAGGCAGGTCTTGGGTGCAGCTTCTGGGTCTATGAGGGTGTAGGGTAGGCTGAGCAGGACTCACCGTGCTGGCCTTGGGGCCCCCGGGGACCAGGCAGTGACAGCTTGCTGCAGATCTCCTGTTGGCAGGTGTCACTCAGCTGGGCCTCGGCTCCACGCAGCAGCAAGGGGATGAGATGGGGCCGCAGGCCTGGGTTGGGGCTGAGGGCTGGCGTTGGGGTGACTGAGGCAGGtgttcccccagcccccagcagctcCAGGACAGCAGGTGGCACTGATACAGCTAGGGGCTCTGAGATGTCCAGGGCGGTGGGCGAGGCAGGGTTGGCGGTCCCACGGGGTGAGAGGGCCTGGGGGGTCACCCTGGGTgggaaggcagaggcaggggctgggggtgctgggctGGCAGGAGGTGCAGGGTCCCCTGGTGTGGGGCTGCTGCAGCGAAAGGTCAGGGGATCAAAGTCGAGCCCCCGGAGCCCCTCCAGGCAGCGGGGTGGGCTGAAGTCCAGCTCGTCACCATCATCTAGCCAGGCTGAGGTTCGGTGTGAAGGGGAGCCAGAGAGtgcccccagcccagctgctgAGGATCCAGATGACGAGGactcagaagaggaggaggattcagaggaggaggaggaggaggacaggctCTCGCAGGAGCCAGCAGGTGCTGGGCCCACAGGGAAAGCATCGCTGCTGGAGTGGGGTCGCCGTAGCCTGTGCAGCCTCTGGAGGCCTAGAAGAGGGACAGTTTGGTGTCAAGGGCCAGAACTTTACGTACCCATACATCAGTGAGAATAGGGCACACAGCCCAGTGGGTTGGTGGAGGAACGCGAAGAGGCACTTCCCTGGATAGGGTCACAATGGCTGCGAATCCAGGGAGAGCTGTTCAGACTCACAgtgataaaggaaataaatggcaaGGCCATGAGGAGAACCATTCCAGACCCAAAGGCAAGAACGGAGTCTGACAACCACATAGCTTGTGAGCATGAGACCAATGGGATCTCACAGGTAGCCGGTGGGAGTGCAGACTGGGGCAGCCATATTTGGAAAACAAGTGGGCCTTCTCATGTACAGTTGGACATGAACATACCCTACAGCATGCACCTCCATCCACTCCTGGGTACGTGCAGCGCTCTCACCAGAGTGTGGGGCATGGCAGAGATTGCTCACCAGAGCCCCTCAACCCATCGGGAGTGGGACAGACATGCAGCTCTGGATGGGACATCCACACACGGCTACCAGAGAGCAGCTGAGAGGAACGAGCCTGGGCTACACTTGGCCACATGGGTGGCAGTGAGTGAAAAGTGAAGTTCCTCATCCAACACCGTACCCCCTTTCTTAGGATACCTTTAAAGATCCAAAGCCACTAGGACTGTGCTGTATGTTATTTGTGCAGACACCTACAGGTGAGGAGACCTTAGAGCTGACCATCAAGTCTTGAGGGCACCTCTGGTGGGGAGGCAGCAGATGCGAGGGGAGAAGCTTGCAGGTAAGGTCGTGGGGCTCTTTTAGTTCTGGCCAGTGGGTTCATGGGTGTTCATTTTATTATCTAGATTTGTTTTTCAACAGGAATGCATAGAAGACTGTTTGAAAGGACCCTGCCTGAACCAATGATCACAGTACATCATGAACCAAGGGTGATGCTTTATCCAACTCATTGTACCTAATGTCcagattaagggaaaaaaaaacccaacccaccAAATTTGAAGCACATTTAGAGGCCACCTCAGGGCCCCCGGCCCTCCCAGTTCCACCTGGGCACAGGCATGAGCCACCCTGTGCTCACCAGCTCCGCTGGCCTGTGATGACAGAGACTCCTCGCTTTTGGCAGATCTCAGCGTGACGGTGTCAGGTCGGCCACCTGCTAGGAGAGGTACAATGGTCACAGGGCACTTCAGAGTGCCTCCCCCTACCACCACCGCCCACTGCCGGCCTCTGACCTGAAGGCTGCGGTGGGGCACGGGTGCCCCCCAGCCAGG is drawn from Felis catus isolate Fca126 chromosome E2, F.catus_Fca126_mat1.0, whole genome shotgun sequence and contains these coding sequences:
- the LOC102899712 gene encoding inactive serine/threonine-protein kinase TEX14-like isoform X2, whose amino-acid sequence is MPSPRSRFPVELGSVRDPEAQVGQLHRLAVAGGPGWGLTRLLRRVVQVDGENSAGQTGLFLSALLGHSSAVQLLLTFGANPNHRCLDGSTPVHAGAFSGRRPVVLHLLRAGGDLRLRDQQGRTPRDWAEQGGARQSREVLELLELCRARVAALVHGGALAASASLGQLQARSVHHLCGSLWLPRLLRADGAPRQEQTRRPPQIPALGFGQLSSLWPLGLLTGIPLADPKELLPAQGEPDRTYESSSRTLMANLLWRGHPVTARQLKVPGTQPDVLLADLQHCSTLHHPNMLLLMALSPSADLSGLCLLFEPVWLGSLHVVLHPRGPSQEGPRTVPGLPPGHLLLQVLEALLFLQARWRAHGGLSSHAVQLVRPGLAKVGSLEHGRPLHRCWPPPRPQQGYPRGGPGPGLPPPPELYPWLPLELICGDVPAATSDLYSFCILAQEVFTGELPWAGRKGPEVKAKLEAGESPALDPLVPAPYQALVQAGLGLGPADRWGSLQSTRYLLREAMAQDSTPEVSSRKHWPTRYLSSQGSPPETLYCEVAPRAKTIPRPVPPVMPLGPSPCQAPETPETPGHSRVQRGTAWDSGSSLTLGSLSPSPSFYPGFSPAARVSLHRCLEPSSTDGPAGGGHSRAARWMPTRRQAQPRPHS
- the LOC102899712 gene encoding inactive serine/threonine-protein kinase TEX14-like isoform X3, translating into MPSPRSRFPVELGSVRDPEAQVGQLHRLAVAGGPGWGLTRLLRRVVQVDGENSAGQTGLFLSALLGHSSAVQLLLTFGANPNHRCLDGSTPVHAGAFSGRRPVVLHLLRAGGDLRLRDQQGRTPRDWAEQGGARQSREVLELLELCRARVAALVHGGALAASASLGQLQARSVHHLCGSLWLPRLLRADGAPRQEQTRRPPQIPALGFGQLSSLWPLGLLTGIPLADPKELLPAQGEPDRTYESSSRTLMANLLWRGHPVTARQLKVPGTQPDVLLADLQHCSTLHHPNMLLLMALSPSADLSGLCLLFEPVWLGSLHVVLHPRGPSQEGPRTVPGLPPGHLLLQVLEALLFLQARWRAHGGLSSHAVQLVRPGLAKVGSLEHGRPLHRCWPPPRPQQGYPRGGPGPGLPPPPELYPWLPLELICGDVPAATSDLYSFCILAQEVFTGELPWAGRKGPEVKAKLEAGESPALDPLVPAPYQALVQAGLGLGPADRWGSLQSTRYLLREAMAQDSTPEVSSRKHWPTRYLSSQGSPPGAQSRADQRRSLLQPAEDGPAGGGHSRAARWMPTRRQAQPRPHS
- the LOC102899712 gene encoding inactive serine/threonine-protein kinase TEX14-like isoform X5, which encodes MPSPRSRFPVELGSVRDPEAQVGQLHRLAVAGGPGWGLTRLLRRVVQVDGENSAGQTGLFLSALLGHSSAVQLLLTFGANPNHRCLDGSTPVHAGAFSGRRPVVLHLLRAGGDLRLRDQQGRTPRDWAEQGGARQSREVLELLELCRARVAALVHGGALAASASLGQLQARSVHHLCGSLWLPRLLRADGAPRQEQTRRPPQIPALGFGQLSSLWPLGLLTGIPLADPKELLPAQGEPDRTYESSSRTLMANLLWRGHPVTARQLKVPGTQPDVLLADLQHCSTLHHPNMLLLMALSPSADLSGLCLLFEPVWLGSLHVVLHPRGPSQEGPRTVPGLPPGHLLLQVLEALLFLQARWRAHGGLSSHAVQLVRPGLAKVGSLEHGRPLHRCWPPPRPQQGYPRGGPGPGLPPPPELYPWLPLELICGDVPAATSDLYSFCILAQEVFTGELPWAGRKGPEVKAKLEAGESPALDPLVPAPYQALVQAGLGLGPADRWGSLQSTRYLLREAMAQDSTPEVSSRKHWPTRYLSSQGSPPGPGDS